The proteins below are encoded in one region of Thermogemmatispora onikobensis:
- the cutA gene encoding divalent-cation tolerance protein CutA — MQTMAEFLEVRTTIDSEEGARRIAQQLVEQRLAACVQISGPIQSVYWWQGAIEQAQEWLCSAKTRADLYSAVEQAIRAAHSYEEPEIIALPLAAGSEGYLRWLTAETTRPTSDRPQ; from the coding sequence ATGCAGACAATGGCAGAGTTTCTTGAGGTGCGCACAACGATCGATTCGGAGGAGGGCGCACGCCGGATCGCTCAGCAGCTCGTCGAGCAGCGCCTGGCCGCCTGTGTGCAGATCTCCGGTCCTATCCAGAGCGTCTACTGGTGGCAGGGAGCAATCGAGCAGGCCCAGGAATGGCTCTGTAGCGCCAAGACGCGCGCCGATCTCTACAGCGCTGTCGAGCAGGCCATCCGGGCAGCCCATTCTTACGAGGAGCCGGAGATTATCGCTCTGCCGCTCGCCGCTGGCAGCGAGGGCTATCTGCGCTGGCTGACGGCTGAGACGACTCGCCCTACGAGCGACAGGCCACAGTGA
- a CDS encoding DNA adenine methylase, producing the protein MGSKEQAFSLMAPLFGDGEMASHASGTAPLQGKDFPEPVNVASVPQRSPFRYPGGKTWLVPYIRRWLSAKGRASRGLSPARPTVLLEPFAGGGSVSLTAVAEGLVEQALMVELDEDVAAVWQTLLQEEPCAQLLQLLQSFELTPAEVEDWLTRPRQTLSLAEHAFQTLLRNRVSHGGILAPGAGLLKHGEDGRGLRSRWYPATLRRRIEEIARLSPRLAFIHGDGLEQLRQYQGRHDVVSFIDPPYTLTGKKAGRRLYRYSELDHEALFALVSCLAGDFLVTYDDTPEVRALARRYSLTLAAVPMRTTHHTQQMELLIGRELRWLETSGLS; encoded by the coding sequence GTGGGTTCAAAAGAACAAGCATTTTCTCTGATGGCTCCGCTCTTTGGCGATGGCGAAATGGCAAGCCATGCCAGCGGTACTGCCCCCCTTCAAGGAAAGGATTTCCCAGAGCCTGTTAATGTAGCCAGCGTGCCCCAGCGCAGTCCCTTTCGCTATCCGGGCGGCAAGACCTGGCTCGTCCCTTACATACGCCGCTGGCTCTCCGCCAAGGGCAGAGCGAGCCGCGGCTTGTCACCAGCCCGTCCGACTGTGCTACTAGAACCCTTCGCTGGCGGCGGCAGCGTCAGTCTGACCGCCGTCGCTGAGGGACTGGTAGAGCAGGCCCTGATGGTAGAGCTGGACGAGGACGTGGCCGCCGTCTGGCAGACTCTCTTGCAAGAGGAGCCATGCGCCCAGCTACTACAGCTCCTCCAATCCTTTGAGCTGACACCCGCAGAAGTAGAGGACTGGCTCACACGCCCGCGCCAGACCCTTTCTCTCGCCGAGCATGCCTTTCAGACCTTGCTTCGCAACCGCGTCAGCCACGGCGGTATTCTGGCCCCCGGCGCCGGTCTTCTCAAGCATGGCGAAGATGGACGCGGCCTACGCTCGCGCTGGTATCCAGCAACCTTGCGGCGGCGCATCGAGGAGATCGCCCGCCTGAGTCCACGCCTTGCGTTCATCCACGGCGATGGCCTGGAGCAGCTCCGCCAGTATCAGGGACGCCATGACGTGGTCAGCTTTATTGATCCCCCCTACACACTCACCGGCAAAAAGGCCGGGCGCCGGCTCTACCGCTACTCTGAGCTGGATCACGAGGCGCTGTTTGCGCTGGTGAGCTGCCTCGCGGGCGATTTTCTGGTCACGTACGACGACACACCAGAGGTACGCGCACTGGCCAGACGCTACAGCCTGACTCTGGCCGCCGTGCCTATGCGTACAACCCATCACACGCAGCAGATGGAGCTGCTCATCGGGCGTGAACTGCGCTGGTTGGAGACATCAGGGCTATCGTAG
- a CDS encoding glycoside hydrolase 5 family protein gives MQDAQHAETPQPQASRRAFLGAVAAAGLSLWAAGRGFGAGTAFARPSADAASSPRFTAASLRQQRSSFISRRGPFFILDGKPFYFAGTNNYYMHYQSHFMIDDVLKDVAALGLPVLRIWGFLDGQPHNGFVMQPEPGVYPEDGYERFDYTVWRAGQLGIKLVVPLVNNWDDFGGMNQYVAWFGASSHDDFYTNPQIKAAYKAYVRHFIHRVNRYTGKPLYLDPTIMTWELANEPRCQSDPSGQTLTAWVHEMSAFIKSMDGLHLVAVGDEGWYNEPGNADWAYNGSQGVDWKRLVALPTVDYGTLHLYPDYWGKDNAWSLQWIADHIRDGHALGKPVVLEEYGWLDLTTRDDIYRQWTDQVYRLNGNGDQFWILTGLQDDGTLYPNYDGFRVTYPSSTATVIAQHEAQMRAKSERPARGPRAGA, from the coding sequence ATGCAGGATGCACAACATGCTGAGACCCCGCAACCGCAAGCGAGCAGGAGGGCCTTTCTTGGAGCCGTAGCCGCCGCTGGTCTGAGCCTTTGGGCGGCGGGTCGTGGCTTTGGTGCGGGAACGGCATTTGCGCGCCCCAGTGCCGATGCGGCATCATCTCCTCGTTTCACGGCGGCCAGCTTGCGGCAGCAACGCAGCAGCTTCATCAGCCGGCGCGGGCCGTTCTTCATCCTGGACGGCAAGCCTTTCTATTTTGCTGGCACCAACAATTATTATATGCATTATCAATCCCACTTTATGATCGACGATGTCCTCAAGGATGTTGCCGCGCTGGGCCTGCCGGTCTTACGCATTTGGGGTTTTCTCGACGGGCAGCCGCACAATGGCTTTGTCATGCAGCCTGAGCCGGGCGTCTATCCTGAAGACGGCTACGAGCGTTTCGACTACACGGTCTGGCGTGCTGGTCAGCTGGGCATCAAGCTGGTGGTCCCCCTGGTCAACAACTGGGACGACTTCGGCGGTATGAACCAGTATGTGGCCTGGTTCGGAGCCAGCAGTCATGATGACTTCTACACGAATCCTCAGATTAAGGCTGCCTACAAGGCTTACGTGCGTCATTTCATCCATCGCGTGAACCGTTACACAGGCAAACCGCTCTATCTCGACCCAACCATTATGACCTGGGAACTGGCCAACGAGCCGCGCTGTCAGTCGGACCCCAGCGGCCAGACCCTGACGGCCTGGGTTCATGAAATGAGCGCCTTCATCAAGAGTATGGATGGCCTCCATCTGGTGGCGGTCGGTGACGAAGGCTGGTACAACGAGCCGGGAAACGCCGACTGGGCTTACAACGGGAGTCAGGGCGTGGACTGGAAGCGCCTGGTGGCTCTGCCCACGGTTGACTACGGGACGCTGCACTTATACCCGGACTACTGGGGCAAAGACAATGCCTGGTCGCTGCAGTGGATCGCCGATCATATTCGCGATGGCCATGCGCTGGGCAAGCCAGTGGTCCTGGAGGAATATGGCTGGCTGGATCTGACGACGCGCGATGATATCTATCGCCAGTGGACCGACCAGGTCTATCGGTTGAACGGCAATGGTGATCAGTTCTGGATTCTGACGGGCCTGCAGGATGATGGCACGCTCTATCCCAACTACGACGGTTTCCGTGTGACGTATCCGAGCAGTACGGCCACGGTGATCGCCCAACATGAGGCCCAGATGCGGGCTAAATCCGAGCGGCCTGCGCGTGGCCCCCGGGCCGGGGCCTAG